The DNA window TGAACATAGCACGGTAGTTTGAAACTTAGGAAGGGTCAACCTTGTATGCCACTACATTAGTTAGAATATCAAGAGTTCAACGCAGACAAGACGATCACTGTAATGCATTCCACTTTTCCACTAGTTTGAGCATTTCCCACAAAGAATGAATCGTTACAACTAAAACAAACTTGCCTCATTACAacgttaaaaatgtgttttctaCGGAAAAAACAGTGCATTACCATTACGAAACTATTTACAACGcagtttatatttattataatcagCCTCCATCTTACTCGGGAACATCATATATACATGATGAATCATGTGAAACTAGGGTGTTAAGCCGCTGTTAGTACTGTACCCTAAAACGATTGTAGCAATAACTCTTTGAGGATCAATAGGACTATCATGATGAAGCATAAAATAACCAGCACTGTTGCACACATCACCATCCCTCCCTTCTTCTGTGTTCGTTCAGCCTGCAATTCCAATACAAGTCATACACAACTCTCAAGTTTTGTTAAAACTGCAACAACTGAGGGACCGCATAACAACTAATGCACACATTGAATACACAAGTCACCGAATACTAAATGAGAGGTGATCTTTGGTATCCAGGGGTTTGGGGAGGGGAGTTCAGGATATGACTGCAACATTAGCAGATGAGTTTTTGCCTATGTGTATGAGCAAGCATGGGTCAGAAATATATAACACCTTCTGGAGCTGTTTGAAGCCCTCCTCGACTGATGTAGCAACATTTTGGATATTGTAGTCTATTCGATCAACAATTGTGCCCTGATTGGAGATTTTAAATACAAAACTCAGTTAGTATCGAACAACCACAGTtaataacataaaagaaagaTGCGAGTCAAACCTGGTCTATCACAAGGGCTGAGAGGTCTTTCATGATTTGAGCAAGCTCATTTACAGACTGGACAACCTGCAAAACAACTTTATTCATTAGAAGGGAACTGCCATTGAAacgataaacaacatttattcagGTACCTGCGTAATCTCTCTCTCCCTTTCTACAGTTGAGAACTCACTCTGCTTCAGCTTGCTCATTTGGTGCTCATTAAAACCCTGCATTAATCACCCATCATGTTGTTTGTACTGGAGTAGTAGACCATCATAATTTTTTCAGTCCTTGCAATCAATCATATACCAAAACATTTCCAAAACACGTGAACTTTGTTCAAAGCAAATTCCAATAACAAAAGTATCCACAATTTACACTTCAGCTGAGTTTGACATATAGATTTCTACAAAAGCATCACTCAATTGGTAGTAGAAATTGAAATCCCGTAGGCCTTAACACCTAGTACAGCCTAATAATTCCACCTATTGAAACAGTAGCAAAAACTAAGTACAAATAAGGAAAGGGCTTACCATGCCACCGAAGTCATCGTCGTCCAATCGATATCTGTTATCATTCAAGTTCATCTCCAAGTCAGCACCATCCTGTTCCAACACCATAAAACAAATACATATACAAAGTTAAGCAGGGCATACAACCATCGTGCATTGCAGCAGCAAGCTTCATAGAAATTAACCTGAACCTAACCAAAACACAATCCAAACAAACCTCTTTTTGCTTTTGTAGCCGTTTCAAATAAGTTGATTGTTTCCGCCGCAGCTCCACGGATAGAGTCTGAAGGTCTGTTGCGAGCAAACGCTGCCGAAAGaggaatttaacaaaaaaataaagaagtaaATCACTGCATAAATAATCAGATATTaatttataccaaattctcatGATCTATAAGTGAAGCTAGGACAAAGAATCCACATTGTTCAAGAACGAGAATTATTAGTATTTACCTGTACGTTTTTTTGGAGAGTGGAATCCTCGGAAGATCCGTTGTTCGAAAGATTTCGCAATCGCTTCTCAGATTTCCTTAATAGATCTGTAATTTCTTTGGTCAAAACCTCAATCGCGCGTTGATCTTCTTTGCCGTCTCCAAATGAAGGCATTAAAGCCTTGGAATGAGCTTTGGCTAACTCCGCCATCTTGGCCTTAGCTCGTTGAATGTTAGCCGCTATTTCTTCCGAATCGTCGACCCACGACGGCGGTAAACCTATCGTAAACGCGCCACTACcgcaataataaataaaataaaaaaagatattgATAGAAATTATTAAGCAAAtacaattactttattttaatgaAGAAAAAGAATTAAGAGAGAAAATCGGTTACCTTGAAGGACCAGGGTCTTCTTCAGTGCTGAGAGGAGCGTAGGAAGAGCGATTGGAGCGAAGGAAAGAAGCATTAACCATTTCAATAACCGGACCGCCGGAACTGGATGCTGAGGAAGAGAGAGGAGCTCGAACGCTCTTCACTGCATCCCTGGTTTTTTTGTACTGGACGGTCCGATTTCTGGTAGCCATTAGGGAACAAAGACCAACGGGTACCTATCTCGTTGGGAATTGGAAATGAAATGACCGGGGAAGGAGGATGAATTACAAGCTAATAATTTTggatcttttcttcttcttttttgagggtttttggaatgagaaagtgagagagggaaCGGTTGAAGATGGTGAAAGCTTTGAATTGAATTCTCAACAAATCTCTCTCCGTACTCCAGTCCACTAACCACAACCGTCAAGACGGATCCGCGTTCCTCGTTGATCTGACCCGGGCCTAATGTGACCGCCTAAACTTCATCCGCCACTGCAAACAGCCAACGTTCACTTGTTGGACCTTTATGGTCATTTGGGCCTTACTTTgtatactaaataaatttttattatatttttagctTTTTGTTAACACCTACCTAAGGACTTGTGCTTCTTGGAaagactttttctttttctttttctttattcacggtgtttagaaaattaattttcgaaatattttttctttatatataaattGCACCTCACTTATGGAAGGTAAAATCTATGCCTCCCACCTGTCACTTATATATAAATTGCACCTGTCActtattatgtgaaaattttatttttaaaaaaagttatttacAAAAATGGGTTTTGCTAAATTAGGTGGAAGTGTTTGTTTTAAAATGATATGTTCATTCAATTTTATTTGTGTGAAATAGGCTCATTGATCAAAACATCCGATAACATTGCCATGATGATTAATGTGTGCTGGTAAAAAAAATTGCTACTTGTTATTCACgggtattttataaatttgctTGTCATTATTCTTTTTGACATTTAATTAATATGGTAATTTGTTATGGACAAGGTGAGTACCGCGTATTGGGAGCATGTGTCCATGGTTCGAGCTAACGACCAGAAAAATGTATTTTCCCCTATTTGTATGTTGCAGGATTTGGAGCAACGGCATTGATTATGACATTTGAGCTTAGGGCCAACTTAATATCCGTCTTGATTGAGAGGTGGCACCTGGAGACTCATGCGTTTCATTTGTCGTGAAGGAAATGCACCATTACCTTAAAAGATGTTGCATTGCAACTTGGTCTCCCAGTTGACAATGTTGTGGTCACGAGTTTAAGTAAAATGATCGAACTTGCGTTACTTTGCTATTAGTTGCTTGTGCGATCATTGGGTGATGGTGATGCTAAGCTTACTAATTTTCCTAACTCAAACCAAAATTCGAAACCTTACCGAATATTGTCTTTGAGTGGGAGAAGATATGCGTTGCTCATGCTTATATACTAAAGCTAATAAAGGATACTCATGTTGGGTTCATGTAATAATAAAGTCCATCTTATGTACTTAACTCTGTTGGTTGATTTTCAAGTTGCTCGTCCGTATAGTTGGGGTTCAGCGGTATTAGCAACGCTTTACTGTGAGCTTTGTCAAGCGACAAAGCACGATGCACAATATATAGATGGGTGCTTGCTACTGCTGCAGTCATGGGTACTATACAACATGCTATTTTTGGCATCATTCAGTCATCAACAATACATTTTCCCCCttgtaaataggtaaaaaaaatttaaacatcgattaagaattattttttataaaaatgttatcTAACAAGTTTGATTTATTTTTAGATGATGTACTTGTCCAGGGATTGGGAAGTCAAAAACTCTCATTGTCTACAAAAAATTATTGAGACATACGTCAGGGGGGaggtatttttttcaaaataatattatattaatgtcATGTAATTATTTTAGTTATGTTATTTTGTTCATGTCACTATAACAATGATAATCCCTAGACACATGCACCGAGAGGGACATTAGCAAAGTGGATCAAATCACTCTCATCCTCACCAAAGACATCTGCATCTTGCTCTCGAGCTCGAACCTGCGAGGACACAAACACAACCAAAGGGTAGTTCTTATCATCCGAAGTTGCACAATGACAATTTTGCGCCAGAGTTCCAAGGCTACTTCTATTGTTCGGAGATGCCCGATTCCAATCTTGATTATCAACCATAAGGGTCATAAATGATAGTTGATGTGTTTAGCTTTGCACCCAGTACTCCACACCTCTTGGTCAAACCTTTAGGACATACAAATTTTCGTGTTACTTTGATACACCTTTAGGTTCATTAATAGATGATAAGAATGTGGGTTCAGGAGAGGAAAACATTAAACTCTTGATTGGCTGTTGCGAACAACCCAAACGTCAATGAAGGCCATCACAACATTTCACCCAACGAAAAACTCCATCCAGCCATCAATTTTGATACATGTAAATGTGAAGTAATTGTTCCATTTTTTTCTAATAAACTTTATTTGAATTTGTAACAATGTTtcatttttccttcattttttaaaaattatttttataattatttataggaacaaatattttttagaaacaaatataattaataaattgtttaaagtAAAAATTGTAATTCAAAAAGTTTCTTcctatcaatttatttatttatttatttacttctttttgttgttgtttgttgatttctttatttgttgttattttgttatttaatttgtgTTTGTTTCATACTTATTTTACATTTATAATTCAACAATAAAATACAACATATAATGTTTAAAATACATTCAAACGTTAGGTACATAAATTTATATTCGCATTGATTACGGCGATTGTCTAATATGGAAGTCCATGTCATTTTGAATCCTGTTGGCTTGTGGCTGACCTTTGGGCACCTTATGTTGCCTGAGCTTATGAGCAACTCAAATGTAGGCGAAGACATCTCTCATGTCGAAACATCCCTGAAGATGGGGAACTCGTTTTACCAAATACGTAATGTGTGTTCCAACGTGTACACCTCACCGATATATTGGTAACAATCGACATTGGCCCATTCACATGTTGCAACAACGTGTGAACATGAGTATTAAAAAGTCTGGAACCTCCCGTAGCCGCACCGACTGTTtcggagatcaactccgtagAACATGGCCCAGATACATGCTCGATGGTCGGTAAACTCTGTCACCTGTAAAATTTCCAAGTGTCAGAATATAGTTGTATGGACATTGACCTTGCTCTTTGTATGTTGACTGTCGTTGCTTTCCTAACCTCCTCACAGTGAATGTGTCCCGCCTCCATCTGATTTGCTTGTTTCTCCTTCATTCTTGGATTAAGGTTGTTAGCCTGTAAAATATAGCTGAGAAAACATCTGAAATGGGCAGATGTCGTGTACACTTCAACACTACATTAACAGACTCTATGAGGTTGGTGGTCATATGTCCATAACGAGACACATCAATAAAACATTGAGCCCATTGATATGGCTCTATCCTATTAAACTAGTCGTGCACGTCACTGTTCGTTTTATCCTGAAGCCTCACCATCATCAGTTTGAAATGATGTTATTCTAGCCCTAACCCTGCGTACATATTTCTATATAACTTGTTATGTTTCTTTTGAGtttctaaatgtattcaaaagattaaaaaaaaacatgatcgTTGAATTACCCATGTACATGGCTTGTTTACGCTAATCTGCATTCTTGAAGTCCCTATAAAAGTTAATCACAATGTGACGGATGCAATACACAGATCTCCATAAAACATCAGAACGCTTAATCGTCACAATTAGCCTCTCTAGTTGATCGAAAATAATGCAAATATTTTCTTGTATTACAACATGCCTCCACAAGTCCGTCATGAAAAATTGCAACGATTCCATGTTCTCACCTTCCACAATGGCAAAGGCTATCAATAGTACGTTTTGGTTATCGTTTTGTGCAACCGCAATAAGGAGGATTTGTGCATATTTCCCATAAAACCAAGTTCCATCAACTTGTATAAGCGGCTTATAGTAGGGAAAGACTCTAATGCATGGAGCGAATGTTCATAACAAGCAgtggaaaaattatttttcccGGATCTAGTTGGTTATCCGAACCGTAAGCAGGCAGTGTTTGCAAGTCAACCATAGTCATTGGCGCGTACTCTTGTATTAAGCTAACCATCCTTGAAGTGTTGAAAAAAAATTGGTTCGAAAATGGTTTTTTTGCacggtaaaaaattaaaattttgaaaaccgagcCAATTTTTTGTATTCATAACAATAAACCCTTTATCGAAATTACACTTGTGTTTTTATCTAGATGAATCTTGTCATTCTTGGCTTTCAATTGAACGACATTCtttgctattctcgtaccacaaactaCTTCGAGTGTAGGTTCAAACGaattcgaatcaaacacaaaactagaaagtttttactttattttactttcatgtaacaccccctaacccttatctgtcgtcagaacagggttacggagcattacctgacttttcagatcaaatacatacattatttataacatttaacatacatatcataaattaatcatattGTCTCTTTaatgagccttcgaggcccaaaatatgtgttagaaacaaatcgagactaaaccgggtacttagaaaatttttccaaaaacatcaaaattttttaaaggaataGGGGATGCACGCCCGtgtagccaggccgtgtggctcacacggtcaagagacacaccCATATCTTAGGTCATGTCCAAAATTGGGTGCTCATtgacttatgtcacacggccaagcaacacgcctgtgtgctaggccatgtgccacacacggctgagacacacgaccgtgtctctgctcatgtgaaaatacctgagcattctgttttgaaatttttaagttgcaggagacacacggctaaattacacgcccatgtgttagtcgtgtgtctcacacagtctagtcacacgctcgtgtgtctggccgtgtgaactTAAAATAAACCTTAGACATCAAGTTTACCAATACCCTGAAATCTTGAACACCAAGCaactttaaaatcatttattcaaccaattcaaaatacgatcaaataccttcaaaacatgtcaaaataatcaacctagatgtctaaccaatgtaccctcataggtaccacaattatattatcaaaacatattaatttaaacattttttcaaatcaaaattgtaAAGATACCAAATTCATTCTTATTTGCCTATATCATATTCATTTATGCACTAATTTAAAACATGCCATATTATAGCCTTAACATAACACATACTCATATGTATATAACCAaccaatattaacttataatcttatttacaatcaatccacaaaatatttaacatttagacgccctaggtacatgccgacacaaaaagaGATATACATCACCACGTTTTGAGTTCAGGATCGTTGATAAATACTGAATCGGCAATCAAacttaagtacctaacctgcgcatggaaaacaaaaccatacgctgagtataaactcagtggtatttctataatccgaataattTAAAGGCAAGATATTACAATATATACATTTAATCACACCGCAACATTAatcattcaattaatcaatttcataaacTCATCATTCATAAGATATCCAATTCTCATCACTTGCTATTTCAAATCTCATATTTTCTATTCAAATAGcttttcataatataaaatacaattcatgtgtctcattttcatttcacattcaATGTTTTCCAATACCAATCATagtatcatttcatttaattacccctattaacacgactcggactctgATGGATACACGGacccaaccaaaacacactagtTTGGTACCCAAtacctcatcggataattcgaagaaataaattgacacccagtgtttTATCGGCTAAACTaaagtaaattgacacccagtacctcatcgaattaatctaaagtagtaaattgacacccagtgtcttatcgactcgaagtcgaagaaatccctaaactcgtccaatcctatggcatgccatctatatccgactctgcCCGATACCGTTAATAAGGTTTAATTTCGCATTTCAGATATAATCAATATCCAATacttatttttcatataatcacataattacacatataatcatttcaattaaaaattaatatattcaatatatatctaccaattcaattcattcaatcaattatcaaaatatcaattacttacctcaacacttaccatatacattaaattaaaattacaacaattaataactagtttcgaattatagaaatacaaaccagaatttcCGAGCTATTCCTCGTTGACTTTATCTTTTCCATTCTTAGTCGAGGTTTCCGGCACAACGTTAGTtgcgaaattaaaacaattaaaatttattaatacaatacaattcaatttcacattgaatattttcaatttttattcaacatttgcctaaattccaatttagtccctaaatcgagactaactttatttcttcacaattaattatatatttccatttaatttccactttaaactagatttaattctataatttcacttaaatccctaaatttcacaattttcaaaatttagtccctagtactcaaaatttataatttattctacaattcaatcctttttcatttctaacttaaaaatctatcaatttaatccccaatactcaaattattcaatataaaaaacatttaaaaactcaataatttttaaaattttgacataggtTGTGTAGTATTTaatactgggatttcaaaaacataaaaattacaagaaaagaaactaaattaactaaccaattgagATTTGAACCCTTGAAACCCTaactttttctcctttctttctctttttcttttctttctttccttctctgtttcgtttcaattttgtttctttctattctttttctatttctttatttgttttgttttaattacttatttattttgttttattattatttcatttactttattattataataatataatatatatacttaaatattaa is part of the Gossypium hirsutum isolate 1008001.06 chromosome D11, Gossypium_hirsutum_v2.1, whole genome shotgun sequence genome and encodes:
- the LOC107912352 gene encoding syntaxin-43 isoform X2 encodes the protein MLLSFAPIALPTLLSALKKTLVLQGLPPSWVDDSEEIAANIQRAKAKMAELAKAHSKALMPSFGDGKEDQRAIEVLTKEITDLLRKSEKRLRNLSNNGSSEDSTLQKNVQRLLATDLQTLSVELRRKQSTYLKRLQKQKEDGADLEMNLNDNRYRLDDDDFGGMGFNEHQMSKLKQSEFSTVEREREITQVVQSVNELAQIMKDLSALVIDQGTIVDRIDYNIQNVATSVEEGFKQLQKAERTQKKGGMVMCATVLVILCFIMIVLLILKELLLQSF
- the LOC107912352 gene encoding syntaxin-41 isoform X1; the protein is MATRNRTVQYKKTRDAVKSVRAPLSSSASSSGGPVIEMVNASFLRSNRSSYAPLSTEEDPGPSSGAFTIGLPPSWVDDSEEIAANIQRAKAKMAELAKAHSKALMPSFGDGKEDQRAIEVLTKEITDLLRKSEKRLRNLSNNGSSEDSTLQKNVQRLLATDLQTLSVELRRKQSTYLKRLQKQKEDGADLEMNLNDNRYRLDDDDFGGMGFNEHQMSKLKQSEFSTVEREREITQVVQSVNELAQIMKDLSALVIDQGTIVDRIDYNIQNVATSVEEGFKQLQKAERTQKKGGMVMCATVLVILCFIMIVLLILKELLLQSF